Proteins encoded in a region of the Acomys russatus chromosome 14, mAcoRus1.1, whole genome shotgun sequence genome:
- the C1qtnf5 gene encoding complement C1q tumor necrosis factor-related protein 5 isoform X1 — MSVERGPAGFHLGGARGGSQDSAFQLWSCPAHRLQEDPGIRAFGVTTMRPLLALLLLGLVSGSPPLDDNKIPSLCPGQPGLPGTPGHHGIQGLPGRDGRDGRDGAPGAPGEKGEGGRPGLPGPRGEPGPRGEAGPVGAIGPAGECSVPPRSAFSAKRSESRVPPPADTPLPFDRVLLNEQGHYDATTGKFTCQVPGVYYFAVHATVYRASLQFDLVKNGQSIASFFQFFGGWPKPASLSGGAMVRLEPEDQVWVQVGVGDYIGIYASIKTDSTFSGFLVYSDWHSSPVFA, encoded by the exons ATGTCTGTGGAGCGGGGACCTGCTGGGTTCCACCTGGGTGGGGCACGAGGTGGGTCCCAGGATTCTGCGTTCCAACTCTGGTCCTGCCCAGCCCACAGACTACAAGAGGATCCTGGCATCCGGGCCTTTGGGGTCACCACCATGAGACCACTTCTTGCCCTGCTGCTTCTGGGCCTGGTGTCAGGCTCTCCTCCACTGGATGACAACAAGATCCCCAGCCTGTGTCCCGGGCAGCCCGGCCTCCCAGGCACACCAGGCCACCATGGCATCCAAGGCCTCCCTGGCCGTGATGGCCGTGACGGCCGCGACGGTGCCCCTGGAGCTCCGGGCGAGAAAGGCGAGGGCGGGAGGCCTG GACTGCCTGGGCCACGTGGGGAGCCCGGGCCCCGTGGAGAGGCAGGTCCGGTGGGGGCTATCGGGCCTGCTGGGGAGTGCTCGGTGCCCCCGCGATCAGCCTTCAGTGCCAAGCGCTCGGAGAGCCGGGTACCTCCGCCAGCCGACACACCCCTACCCTTCGACCGCGTGCTGCTGAATGAACAGGGACATTACGATGCCACTACGGGCAAGTTCACCTGCCAAGTGCCTGGCGTCTACTACTTCGCTGTTCACGCCACCGTCTACCGGGCCAGCTTGCAGTTCGATCTTGTCAAAAATGGCCAGTCCATCGCCTCTTTCTTccagttttttggggggtggccCAAGCCAGCCTCGCTCTCGGGGGGCGCTATGGTAAGGCTGGAGCCTGAGGACCAGGTGTGGGTGCAGGTGGGCGTGGGTGATTACATTGGCATCTATGCCAGCATCAAGACAGACAGCACCTTCTCTGGATTTCTCGTCTATTCTGACTGGCACAGCTCCCCAGTCTTCGCTTAA
- the C1qtnf5 gene encoding complement C1q tumor necrosis factor-related protein 5 isoform X2: protein MRPLLALLLLGLVSGSPPLDDNKIPSLCPGQPGLPGTPGHHGIQGLPGRDGRDGRDGAPGAPGEKGEGGRPGLPGPRGEPGPRGEAGPVGAIGPAGECSVPPRSAFSAKRSESRVPPPADTPLPFDRVLLNEQGHYDATTGKFTCQVPGVYYFAVHATVYRASLQFDLVKNGQSIASFFQFFGGWPKPASLSGGAMVRLEPEDQVWVQVGVGDYIGIYASIKTDSTFSGFLVYSDWHSSPVFA from the exons ATGAGACCACTTCTTGCCCTGCTGCTTCTGGGCCTGGTGTCAGGCTCTCCTCCACTGGATGACAACAAGATCCCCAGCCTGTGTCCCGGGCAGCCCGGCCTCCCAGGCACACCAGGCCACCATGGCATCCAAGGCCTCCCTGGCCGTGATGGCCGTGACGGCCGCGACGGTGCCCCTGGAGCTCCGGGCGAGAAAGGCGAGGGCGGGAGGCCTG GACTGCCTGGGCCACGTGGGGAGCCCGGGCCCCGTGGAGAGGCAGGTCCGGTGGGGGCTATCGGGCCTGCTGGGGAGTGCTCGGTGCCCCCGCGATCAGCCTTCAGTGCCAAGCGCTCGGAGAGCCGGGTACCTCCGCCAGCCGACACACCCCTACCCTTCGACCGCGTGCTGCTGAATGAACAGGGACATTACGATGCCACTACGGGCAAGTTCACCTGCCAAGTGCCTGGCGTCTACTACTTCGCTGTTCACGCCACCGTCTACCGGGCCAGCTTGCAGTTCGATCTTGTCAAAAATGGCCAGTCCATCGCCTCTTTCTTccagttttttggggggtggccCAAGCCAGCCTCGCTCTCGGGGGGCGCTATGGTAAGGCTGGAGCCTGAGGACCAGGTGTGGGTGCAGGTGGGCGTGGGTGATTACATTGGCATCTATGCCAGCATCAAGACAGACAGCACCTTCTCTGGATTTCTCGTCTATTCTGACTGGCACAGCTCCCCAGTCTTCGCTTAA